In Patagioenas fasciata isolate bPatFas1 chromosome 2, bPatFas1.hap1, whole genome shotgun sequence, a single window of DNA contains:
- the MSC gene encoding musculin, which produces MSTGSGSEAEELPEMDLRALQLDYPTPPAKRQSRGELYPSGDNSSAAEEEEDDEEEEEEEEDGEGSCAAGPAGSGCKRKRAQGGGPGGKKAVSGPRGPPPEGKQSQRNAANARERARMRVLSKAFSRLKTSLPWVPPDTKLSKLDTLRLASSYIAHLRQLLQEDRYENGYVHPVNLTWPFVVSGRPDSDTKEVSTASRLCGTTA; this is translated from the exons ATGTCCACGGGCTCCGGGAGCGAGGCGGAGGAGCTGCCCGAGATGGACCTGCGGGCGCTGCAGTTGGACTACCCGACGCCACCGGCCAAGCGCCAGTCCCGCGGCGAGCTCTACCCCTCGGGGGACAACTCGTCGGcggcggaggaagaggaggacgacgaggaagaggaggaagaggaggaggacggcGAAGGCAgctgcgcggcggggccggcgggcagTGGCTGCAAGAGGAAGCGGGCGCAGGGCGGCGGTCCCGGGGGCAAGAAGGCGGTGTCGGGGCCGCGGGGGCCGCCGCCAGAGGGGAAACAGTCCCAGCGCAACGCGGCCAACGCGCGGGAGCGGGCGCGGATGCGGGTGCTGAGCAAGGCGTTCTCCCGGCTAAAGACGAGCCTGCCCTGGGTGCCGCCCGACACCAAGCTCTCCAAACTGGACACGCTGCGCCTGGCGTCCAGCTACATCGCCCACCTccggcagctgctgcaggaggatCGCTACGAGAACGGCTACGTCCACCCCGTCAACCTG ACTTGGCCATTTGTGGTTTCAGGAAGACCTGACTCTGACACCAAAGAAGTttctactgccagcagattatgtGGAACTACTGCATAG